The Campylobacter concisus sequence TAAAACTACGCTGCTTTATACGCCGAGCATTTTGCGAACGGCTGAGACGTTTGTGCTATCCACATAGTGTGGGCCACGAAGGTCTCTCATGCGCTTACTAGGTTTTTTTGTTAAGATATGGCTTCTAAAAGCAGAGCCTCTTTTTATCTTATTTTTACCTACTTTAAAGCGCTTAGCAGCACCGCGAACGGTTTTCATCTTTGGCATGCTAATCCTTTTTGAAATTTTATACGCAATCGCGTAAGTTTTGGATTATAGCGAAAAATCCTTTAGAAAATTTAAATTTCACTTAGACAAAATTTGCAATAAATTTACATTTAACTTAAAAGAATTTTAAAATTTATAATTAAATTATTAAAAATTGCATATAATCACATGAAGAAATTTTATTTCACTAAAGGAGTAAAGAATGAAAGGCAAAATTCTTGCATCAATTGTTGCTATGAGTGCGATTTTAGGCACAAGTAGCTTGGCATGCACTACCATTTTAGTAGGAGATAAAGCTTCAAACGACGGCTCCATGCTGGTTGCCAGGAGTGCAGATAGTAAGGCTGTAAAGGCACAAGTCTTTTTGATCCATCCGGCCACAAAAAATCAAACTGGCATGCACAGCTCAAAGGCACATGATGGCGCAAATGACTTTACATATCCGCTTCCAAAAGATGGTATGAGATACACAACCATCGCAAACTCTCACACAAAACTTCACGGAGCGGTCGGCTACAATGAAGCTGGCGTTGGACTAAGCGGCACTGAGACCATCTACGCAAAAGACGAGCTTTTAAAGATCGACCCATATAACGAAGAGAGTGGCATCACAGAAGATGACATCCCAGACGTGCTTTTGCCACGTATGAAGAGTGCAAAAGATGGCGTTAAGCTTCTTGGTGAGATAGTGGAGACAAAAGGCGCTGGCGAGGGCTTTGGCGTGGTATTTATCGATGCAAACGAGCTTTGGTACTTTGAAACAGGCACAGGTCACAAGTGGATCGCTACAAAGATCGCTCCAGATGAGTATTTCGTCACTGCAAACCAAGGCAGACTTCACGCTTACAAAGAGAATGATCCAAATTTCATGGGAGCAAAAGATGTCATCAAATTTGCGATCGATAACAAGACTTATGACCCTGCAAAAGACGGAGAATTTAACTTTACAAAAGCCTATACAAGGGACGATGAGAGAGATGTGACTTACAACTACCCACGTGTTTGCTGGGTGCAAAGCATGTTTAACCCAAGCCTAAAACAAGACTTCGCCGATGGTCAGAAATTTCCAGTATTTTTAAAACCAGAGAAAAAACTAAGTGTTGAAGATCTAAAAGCTGCGATGAGAGCCCACTACAACGGCACCCCGTTTGATAACTACGCTAGCAAAGACGAAGATAAGAAAAACGTATACCGTGCTATAAGTGTCTTTAGAACATACGAGTCTCACGTCATGCAGGTGCGCCCATGGCTACCAAAAGAGATCGGCCGTGTGACCTACGTCGCTCTTGGCATGGCTGATCTTAGCGTTTATTTGCCGTATTACGAGGGGCTTGATGGCTTTATAAAAGGCTACTCTGATGGCTCATACGACGCTGATGATACTTCGATTTACTGGGTTTATAGAAAGCTTCAAACCCTTGTTATGACTGACTATGAGAAGTATTCGCCAGTGGTTAAAGAGGCCTACGCTAAATTTGAAAAAGAGTTGGCTGTAAAACAGGCTAAATTTGAAGATGAGTATGTCAAACTTTATAAAAAAGATAAGAAAAAAGCGGACAAACTCCTAAATGAATTTAGCAAAAAAACAATGCAAGAGGCCAAGGATTTAACTCAGGAGCTTACAAATAAGGTCTTTACTATGCTTACGGCTGATATGGACGCTAAGCTAAAATCTTTAAATAAAGGCAAAAAAGATTAAAAACTCTGGGCGTGAAATTTAGTAGCGCCCAAATTTAAACAAAAATTTGGCAAAGAGCGTTTATAATGCGGCAAAAATTCACTACAAAGGAAAAACGCTGATGCCTTGTCCCATGCATAAAGCTCGTTAATCTCGGCAAAAAACATATCAGCGATTTTCAAAAAACACGCAAATTTTTAAACAATTTCACATTTTTTTACATTGAAATAAATCCATTTTTGCTAGCAGGTCCGTTGCATTGTAACTGCATTTTTAATAGCAAAGCTAAGCAGTGTTTGAAATTTGGCAAGGATCTTTTTAGCAGGGTTTTTTATAAATTTTACTTTAGTCTAAGAAGAAGCGGGTGTCATCCACCTCGTTTTGGGTAAGCCAGACTTGTGCGCAGCGCAACAACATCGAATGTGCTGGGGTTTTGGGTTGTAGGGATAAGGGGGCAGTTTCGTAATTCTAACCCTTTGTACCTGCATAAAAATATTCAAAGTTGCTGTGCTTTGCACAGATTTAATTTAAAATAGAAATTTAAAAAGGATAAAAATGATAAAAAGTTATGTTTTAGGTTTTCCAAGAATCGGAGAAAAAAGAGAGTTAAAGCGTGCGTTAGAGGGCTTTTGGGCTGGTAAAGAGGGCTTTAGTGAAGAGAATTTGCAAGAGACTGCAAAGACGCTTCGCCAAAGACACTGGAAATATCAACAAGACGCTGGCATTTCGGCCATTAGCGTTAATGATTTTTCATTTTACGACCTAATGCTCGATAACATCATCGCTTTTGGCGCTACGCCTCCAAGATTTGCAAATTTAAGCGGCTTGGAGCAATATTTTGCTTGCTCAAGAGGCAACAAAAGTGGCGTTGCTATGGAGATGACAAAGTGGTTTAACACAAACTACCACTACATCGTGCCAGAGCTTAGTAGCGAGAGTAAATTCAGCCTAAAAGCGGACAAAATTTTAAATGAATACAAAGAGGCGAAGGCTAACGGCGTAAAAGGCAAGGTAAATTTGATCGGCCCTATCACATTCTTGGCTCTTTCAAAGACGACTGATGGCAGCTGCCCATTTAAGCACCTTGACGCGCTTGTAGGCGAGTATAAAAAGCTACTTGAGCAAATTTCTAAGCTTGATGATGAAATTTTAGTGCAGTTTGACGAGCCGATCTTTGTAACTGACAAAAATGAAAGCGACCTTTTGCCACTTATCACAAAGGTTTATAACGAGCTAACAGGCGTTGCAAACAACATCAAGATCGTGTTTGCGACATATTTTGAGCATGCTATAAAGGCAGTTAGCGAAGTGGCTAAAACTAAAATTTATGGCATCGCGCTTGACTTCATCCACGGCAAGAGAAATTTCGAAGCACTTGAGACTATCAAAAATAGCCATTTGACGCTATTTGCTGGCGTGATCGATGGCAGAAATATCTGGAAAAGCAACATCGACGAGAAAGTAAAACTTGTAGGTGAAATTTCAGAGAAAATAGGCGGCAAAGACTTTTACATCGGCACTTCATGCTCACTTCTTCACGTGCCATACACTCTAAAATATGAAGAAAATTTAAACCCAGAGATTAAAAGCTGGCTAAGCTTCGCGGTTGAGAAGCTTGATGAGATCAAGATCATCACAAAACTAGCAAATGGCGAGAAGCTAAATGATGCTGAGGCAAAAATTTATGAAGAAAATAAAAATGCCGTTAAAACTCGCGCCACTTCAAAGCTCATCCACTCTGAAAGTGTTCAAAACCGCATTAAAAATTTAAGCAAATTTGAGCGTGATGAGAAATTTGAAGATCGCATCAAAATTCAACGCGAAACACTAAAATACGGTATCTTACCAACAACAACGATAGGCAGCTTCCCTCAAACGGTTGATCTTCGCGTACTTCGCCAAAATTTTAAAAAAGGCGAGATCGACGCAGCCGCTTATGAAGCTGGCATCAAAAAATACATCGATCACTGCGTGAAATTCCAAGAAGATATCGGCCTAGACGTGCTAGTACATGGCGAGCCAGAGAGAAACGACATGGTTGAGTACTTTGGTGAGCAGATCAGTGGATACGCATTTAGCCAAAATGGCTGGGTACAAAGCTACGGCAGCCGCTGCGTCAAGCCACCACTTCTCTTTGGTGACGTAAGCCGCCCAGAGCCGATGACTGTTAAGTGGATGAAATACGCTCAAAGCATCACAAAACACGTAATGAAGGGCATGCTAACAGGTCCTGTGACTATGCTAAACTGGAGCTTTGTGCGTGATGATCTGCCAAGAAGCGAGGTAGCAAAACAGCTCGCACTTTGTATCTATGACGAGATCGCAGACCTTCAAAACGCAGGCATCAGAGTGATCCAAGTCGATGAGGCAGCGTTTAAAGAGGGCTATCCGCTAAGAGCTGAAAATATCCCAGCTTATGAGAAATTTGCGGTTGATTGCTTCAAGCTTTCAGTAAGCTCGGCTGAAGCAAAAACTCAGATCCACACGCATATGTGCTACTCTGAATTTAATGATATCATCAAGACCATTGAGGCAATGGACGCTGATGTTATCAGTATCGAAACTGCAAGAAGTGGCAACGAACTACTTAAAATTTTCAAAGCCGTTGGCTACAAACAAGAGGTCGGACCTGGCGTTTACGACATCCACAGCCCGCGCGTGCCAAGTGTCGAGGAGATCGTCGCTCAGATCAAAGCTCTGCTTGAAGTCTTGCCAAAAGAGCAGCTCTGGATCAACCCAGACTGCGGCCTAAAAACTAGAAAATGGGAAGAGGTCGAGCCAAGCCTAAAAAATATGGTCGAAGCTGTCAAGATCGTAAGAGGTCTATAATGCAAATTTAGCGTCTAGCAAGCCTAGGCGCTAAACTCCGTTTAAATTTCAAAAAAGTTAGAAAATGTTAAAAGATAAGATCATAAACAATGAAAGTGGCATAGTGCTTTATGGCTTAACGCCTCCAAAGGCTGAATTTGACGAGGTGAAGCTTAAAGAGATCGCTGTAAAATGGGACAAGAGGATTACAGATGTGCAGGCTGATGGCTTGGTGCTTTACGAGATCCAAGATGAAAGTAGCCGCATAAAAAGCGAGCGAACTTTTGAATTTAGCGATACATTAAGCCCTGAAATTTACTACTCAAAATACCTAAATTTAAAGACACCAAGCATCTTTTATAGGGTCGCGAACAAATATAATGAGAGTGAATTTAGAGCAAATTTAGCCAAAAGTAGTAGCGATATAAATGTCTTTGTTGGCGTTGCTTCTGGCAAGGTAGAGCCTAAAATGAGCCTAGAGCGTGCTTATGAGATCGCTAGAGATGAGTTTAAAGAGCTTGTAGTGGGCGGTGTTTGCATAGCTGAGAGGCATGCTAAAAAGGGCGATGAAGAGCAAAGGATGAATCAAAAGGCCAAAATGGGAGCAAAATTTTTCATCTCGCAGGCGGTTTTTGATATAAATTTGGCTAAAAATTTACTAACAAGCGTGGCAAGAAGTGGGTTAAATTTGCCTATTATTTTGACATTTACCACTTGTGGCACGCCAAAAACGCTAGAGTTTATCAAGTGGCTTGGAATAAGCGTTGATGAAAAGAGCGAGAAAAGGATGCTTGAGAGTGATGATTTTTTAGCCACGGCATCGCAAATTTGCCTTGAAAATTTTGCAGAGCTTTATGAATTTGCTAAAAAGCTTGGCATAAATATCGGTGCCAATGTTGAAAGTGTAATGGCAAAAAGAGCTGAGATAGAAGCGAGCTTGGAGCTAACGCATAAGATGAGAGAGGTGTTTTGATAGTTTAAAAGCTATCAAAACTTATATTTTAGATGATTTTAGTAAGTTCTTAGTCTTTTTTAGCTTTAATTATATAAGATTTTTAAGCTCATTTTAAAGTAGATAAAATTTATGACAAATATATTATTA is a genomic window containing:
- the rpmI gene encoding 50S ribosomal protein L35; amino-acid sequence: MPKMKTVRGAAKRFKVGKNKIKRGSAFRSHILTKKPSKRMRDLRGPHYVDSTNVSAVRKMLGV
- a CDS encoding C69 family dipeptidase — translated: MKGKILASIVAMSAILGTSSLACTTILVGDKASNDGSMLVARSADSKAVKAQVFLIHPATKNQTGMHSSKAHDGANDFTYPLPKDGMRYTTIANSHTKLHGAVGYNEAGVGLSGTETIYAKDELLKIDPYNEESGITEDDIPDVLLPRMKSAKDGVKLLGEIVETKGAGEGFGVVFIDANELWYFETGTGHKWIATKIAPDEYFVTANQGRLHAYKENDPNFMGAKDVIKFAIDNKTYDPAKDGEFNFTKAYTRDDERDVTYNYPRVCWVQSMFNPSLKQDFADGQKFPVFLKPEKKLSVEDLKAAMRAHYNGTPFDNYASKDEDKKNVYRAISVFRTYESHVMQVRPWLPKEIGRVTYVALGMADLSVYLPYYEGLDGFIKGYSDGSYDADDTSIYWVYRKLQTLVMTDYEKYSPVVKEAYAKFEKELAVKQAKFEDEYVKLYKKDKKKADKLLNEFSKKTMQEAKDLTQELTNKVFTMLTADMDAKLKSLNKGKKD
- the metE gene encoding 5-methyltetrahydropteroyltriglutamate--homocysteine S-methyltransferase encodes the protein MIKSYVLGFPRIGEKRELKRALEGFWAGKEGFSEENLQETAKTLRQRHWKYQQDAGISAISVNDFSFYDLMLDNIIAFGATPPRFANLSGLEQYFACSRGNKSGVAMEMTKWFNTNYHYIVPELSSESKFSLKADKILNEYKEAKANGVKGKVNLIGPITFLALSKTTDGSCPFKHLDALVGEYKKLLEQISKLDDEILVQFDEPIFVTDKNESDLLPLITKVYNELTGVANNIKIVFATYFEHAIKAVSEVAKTKIYGIALDFIHGKRNFEALETIKNSHLTLFAGVIDGRNIWKSNIDEKVKLVGEISEKIGGKDFYIGTSCSLLHVPYTLKYEENLNPEIKSWLSFAVEKLDEIKIITKLANGEKLNDAEAKIYEENKNAVKTRATSKLIHSESVQNRIKNLSKFERDEKFEDRIKIQRETLKYGILPTTTIGSFPQTVDLRVLRQNFKKGEIDAAAYEAGIKKYIDHCVKFQEDIGLDVLVHGEPERNDMVEYFGEQISGYAFSQNGWVQSYGSRCVKPPLLFGDVSRPEPMTVKWMKYAQSITKHVMKGMLTGPVTMLNWSFVRDDLPRSEVAKQLALCIYDEIADLQNAGIRVIQVDEAAFKEGYPLRAENIPAYEKFAVDCFKLSVSSAEAKTQIHTHMCYSEFNDIIKTIEAMDADVISIETARSGNELLKIFKAVGYKQEVGPGVYDIHSPRVPSVEEIVAQIKALLEVLPKEQLWINPDCGLKTRKWEEVEPSLKNMVEAVKIVRGL
- a CDS encoding DNA-binding protein, whose protein sequence is MLKDKIINNESGIVLYGLTPPKAEFDEVKLKEIAVKWDKRITDVQADGLVLYEIQDESSRIKSERTFEFSDTLSPEIYYSKYLNLKTPSIFYRVANKYNESEFRANLAKSSSDINVFVGVASGKVEPKMSLERAYEIARDEFKELVVGGVCIAERHAKKGDEEQRMNQKAKMGAKFFISQAVFDINLAKNLLTSVARSGLNLPIILTFTTCGTPKTLEFIKWLGISVDEKSEKRMLESDDFLATASQICLENFAELYEFAKKLGINIGANVESVMAKRAEIEASLELTHKMREVF